In Janthinobacterium sp. J1-1, a single genomic region encodes these proteins:
- the pstC gene encoding phosphate ABC transporter permease subunit PstC has translation MTDSLSQAALLSTMRKQRMQDFLFHKVTMLFALSVLVVLVGIIISLILESIPAFKTFGLHFIFSAEWDPVNDQYGALIPIIGTLVTSVIALLIAFPVSFGIALFLTEICPAWLRRPLGTAVELLAGVPSIIYGIWGLFVFAPLFADYVQPVLKATLGNVPLIGPLFSGPMMGIGLLTAGLVLAIMIIPFIASVMRDVFEIVPAVLKESAYGLGCTRWEVVRKIVLPYTKTGVVGGVMLGLGRALGETMAVTFVIGNANKLSWSLFAAGNSITSLLANEFGEAQSALHVSSLFSLALILFVITFIVLSAAKLMLAGMSRKEGTK, from the coding sequence ATGACCGATTCCCTCAGCCAGGCGGCATTGCTGTCGACCATGCGCAAGCAGCGCATGCAGGACTTCCTGTTCCACAAGGTGACGATGCTGTTCGCCCTGTCGGTGCTGGTCGTCCTGGTCGGCATCATCATTTCGCTGATCCTCGAATCGATACCGGCCTTCAAGACCTTTGGCCTGCACTTCATCTTTTCCGCCGAATGGGACCCGGTCAATGACCAGTATGGCGCCCTGATCCCCATCATCGGTACGTTGGTCACCTCCGTGATCGCCCTGCTGATCGCCTTTCCTGTCAGCTTCGGCATCGCCCTGTTCCTGACCGAAATCTGCCCGGCCTGGCTGCGCCGCCCGCTGGGCACGGCTGTCGAACTGCTGGCCGGCGTGCCGTCGATTATCTACGGCATCTGGGGCCTGTTCGTGTTCGCTCCCCTGTTTGCCGACTACGTGCAGCCGGTGCTGAAAGCCACGCTGGGCAACGTGCCCCTGATCGGCCCGCTGTTCAGCGGTCCGATGATGGGTATCGGCCTGCTGACCGCCGGCCTGGTGCTGGCCATCATGATCATTCCCTTCATCGCTTCGGTGATGCGCGACGTGTTCGAGATCGTGCCGGCCGTGCTGAAAGAATCGGCTTACGGCCTGGGCTGCACGCGCTGGGAAGTGGTGCGCAAGATCGTGCTGCCTTACACCAAGACCGGCGTGGTCGGCGGCGTCATGCTGGGCCTGGGCCGCGCGCTCGGCGAAACCATGGCCGTCACCTTCGTGATCGGTAACGCCAACAAGCTGTCGTGGTCGCTGTTCGCCGCCGGTAACAGCATCACCTCCCTGCTGGCCAATGAATTCGGCGAAGCGCAGTCGGCACTGCACGTCTCCTCGCTGTTCTCGCTGGCACTGATCCTGTTTGTCATCACCTTTATCGTCCTGTCCGCCGCCAAGCTGATGCTGGCTGGCATGTCCCGCAAAGAAGGCACAAAATGA
- the sixA gene encoding phosphohistidine phosphatase SixA translates to MDLILWRHAEAEPGVPDLERALTVKGQKQARRMAEWLGSQLPDNCRILVSPAVRTLQTAEALGRKFKLMPELAPGAEAEDILKAANWPGNKETVLIVGHQPTLGQAAALLLTGEVQDWDMRKAGAWWFSQREPGDALSVYLKAVMAHDLVVK, encoded by the coding sequence ATGGATCTTATCTTGTGGCGCCATGCCGAAGCCGAACCGGGCGTGCCCGACCTGGAACGCGCGCTGACCGTCAAGGGCCAGAAACAGGCGCGCCGCATGGCCGAATGGCTGGGTTCGCAATTGCCCGACAATTGCCGCATCCTGGTCAGCCCGGCCGTGCGCACCTTGCAAACGGCCGAGGCGCTGGGCCGCAAGTTCAAGCTGATGCCGGAACTGGCGCCCGGCGCCGAAGCGGAAGATATCTTGAAGGCGGCCAACTGGCCCGGCAACAAGGAAACCGTGCTGATCGTCGGCCACCAGCCGACCCTGGGCCAGGCGGCCGCGTTGCTGCTGACGGGTGAAGTGCAGGACTGGGACATGCGCAAGGCCGGCGCCTGGTGGTTTTCGCAGCGCGAACCGGGCGATGCCCTGAGCGTCTATCTGAAGGCGGTGATGGCGCACGACCTGGTGGTGAAATAA
- the pstB gene encoding phosphate ABC transporter ATP-binding protein PstB, translating to MNPAQELAPKKKTIEISGLNFFYGKTQSLHNVNLDIHEKKVTAFIGPSGCGKSTLLRTLNRMYDLYPGQRAEGTILYRGRNVLDADQDVNMLRAKVGMVFQKPTPFPMSVYDNIAFGVRLYEDLSKGEMDERVEWALKKAALWGEVKDKLTKSGLSLSGGQQQRLCIARGVAVKPDVLLLDEPTSALDPISTSKVEELISELKQDYTIAIVTHNMQQAARCSDYTAYMYLGELVEFGETDQIFMNPARKETQDYITGRFG from the coding sequence ATGAATCCTGCCCAAGAACTGGCGCCAAAAAAGAAAACCATCGAGATTTCGGGCCTGAACTTTTTCTACGGTAAGACCCAGAGCCTGCACAACGTCAATCTCGACATCCATGAAAAGAAGGTTACGGCCTTTATCGGCCCGTCGGGCTGCGGCAAGTCGACCCTGCTGCGCACCCTGAACCGCATGTATGACCTGTATCCGGGCCAGCGCGCCGAAGGGACTATCCTGTACCGCGGCCGCAACGTGCTCGACGCCGACCAGGACGTCAACATGCTGCGCGCCAAGGTCGGCATGGTGTTCCAGAAGCCGACGCCGTTCCCGATGTCGGTCTATGACAATATCGCCTTCGGCGTGCGCCTGTATGAAGACCTGTCGAAAGGCGAGATGGACGAGCGCGTTGAATGGGCCCTGAAAAAGGCCGCGCTGTGGGGCGAAGTGAAGGACAAGCTGACCAAGAGCGGCCTGTCGCTGTCGGGCGGCCAGCAGCAGCGCCTGTGCATCGCGCGCGGCGTGGCGGTGAAACCGGACGTGCTGCTGCTCGATGAACCGACCTCGGCGCTGGATCCGATCTCGACCTCGAAAGTGGAAGAACTGATCAGCGAACTGAAACAGGATTACACGATCGCCATCGTGACCCATAATATGCAGCAGGCGGCGCGCTGCTCGGACTACACGGCTTATATGTACCTGGGCGAGCTGGTGGAATTCGGCGAGACGGACCAGATCTTCATGAATCCGGCCCGCAAGGAAACCCAGGATTACATTACCGGCCGCTTCGGCTGA
- the pstA gene encoding phosphate ABC transporter permease PstA: MSQVSTLDVPAKPAMNPVYRKRLLMHRIGIALSVAAMALGLTVLVWILITLIIKGFGALSIDLFTNTTPAPGSEGGGLINAIVGSGLMVGLATLVSTPIGIFAGIYLAEYGEENKLAQVTRFVTDIMLSAPSIVIGLFVYALYVAHVKHFSGYAGAIALSLIAVPVVVRTTDNMLRLVPNSLLEAAFALGAPRWKVATLVRLRAVKAGVITGVLLALARIAGETAPLLFTALNNQFQSFNMNAPMANLPSVIASFAMSPYDNWRSLAWGGALLITFSVLALNILSRTVFSQKVPN; this comes from the coding sequence ATGAGCCAAGTTAGCACTCTCGACGTTCCGGCCAAGCCGGCCATGAACCCGGTCTACCGCAAGCGCCTGCTGATGCACCGTATCGGCATCGCCCTGTCGGTGGCCGCCATGGCCCTGGGCCTGACGGTACTGGTATGGATCCTGATCACCCTGATCATCAAGGGTTTCGGCGCACTGTCGATCGACCTGTTCACCAATACCACGCCGGCCCCCGGCAGCGAAGGTGGCGGCCTGATCAATGCCATCGTCGGCAGCGGCCTGATGGTCGGCCTGGCGACCCTGGTCAGCACCCCGATCGGCATCTTTGCCGGCATCTACCTGGCCGAATACGGCGAAGAAAACAAGCTGGCGCAAGTGACGCGTTTCGTCACCGACATCATGCTGTCGGCGCCATCGATCGTGATCGGCCTGTTCGTGTATGCCCTGTATGTGGCGCATGTCAAACACTTCTCGGGTTATGCCGGCGCCATCGCGCTGTCGCTGATCGCCGTGCCGGTGGTCGTGCGTACCACCGACAACATGCTGCGCCTGGTGCCGAACAGCCTGCTCGAAGCCGCATTTGCCCTCGGTGCGCCGCGCTGGAAGGTTGCCACCCTGGTGCGTCTGCGTGCGGTGAAGGCCGGCGTGATCACCGGCGTGCTGCTGGCCCTGGCCCGTATCGCCGGCGAAACCGCGCCGCTGCTGTTCACGGCCCTGAACAACCAGTTCCAGAGCTTCAACATGAACGCGCCGATGGCCAACCTGCCGTCCGTGATCGCCTCGTTTGCCATGAGCCCGTACGACAACTGGCGCTCGCTGGCCTGGGGTGGCGCACTGCTGATCACCTTCAGCGTACTGGCCCTGAACATCCTGTCGCGTACCGTGTTCAGCCAAAAAGTTCCTAATTAA
- the pstS gene encoding phosphate ABC transporter substrate-binding protein PstS, whose amino-acid sequence MQMKQMFKFIVVGASAAMAFSSASVMAADMTGAGATFPYPIYAKWAETYKASTGNGLNYQSVGSGAGIKQIKAKTVEFGASDMPLKAEELEEAGLMQFPAIMGGVVTIVNLDGVKPGQLKMTGKVVADIYLGKITKWSAPEIAALNTGVKLPDTEITVVHRADGSGTSFLFTDFLSKTNPEFKSKIGAGSAVKWAVGVGGKGNEGVAANVQRIKGSIGYVEWAYAKKNNMSHTQLQNKDGNFLQPDDENFKAAAASAPWTQTPGFGVVLTDQAGKNSWPITGVSFILMHKTQADAAKGKEVLKFFDWAYKNGGAAAVELDYVPMPASVVKLVQESWKANLKDASGKAIY is encoded by the coding sequence ATGCAAATGAAGCAAATGTTCAAATTTATCGTCGTGGGTGCTTCGGCAGCGATGGCATTTTCTTCCGCTTCCGTCATGGCGGCAGATATGACAGGTGCTGGTGCAACCTTCCCGTACCCGATCTACGCCAAATGGGCCGAGACCTACAAAGCCAGCACGGGCAACGGCCTGAACTATCAATCCGTGGGTTCCGGCGCAGGCATCAAGCAAATCAAGGCCAAGACCGTTGAATTCGGCGCGTCCGACATGCCGTTGAAGGCAGAAGAGCTGGAAGAAGCCGGCCTGATGCAATTCCCGGCCATCATGGGCGGCGTGGTCACCATCGTCAACCTGGACGGCGTGAAACCTGGCCAGCTGAAAATGACCGGCAAGGTTGTCGCCGACATCTACCTGGGCAAGATCACCAAATGGAGCGCGCCGGAAATCGCCGCGCTGAACACCGGCGTCAAGCTGCCGGACACGGAAATCACCGTGGTGCACCGCGCCGACGGTTCGGGCACGTCGTTCCTGTTCACCGACTTCCTGTCGAAAACCAACCCGGAATTCAAATCGAAAATCGGCGCCGGTTCGGCTGTGAAATGGGCCGTGGGCGTGGGCGGCAAGGGTAACGAAGGCGTCGCCGCCAACGTGCAGCGTATCAAGGGTTCGATCGGCTACGTCGAGTGGGCTTACGCCAAGAAAAACAATATGTCGCACACCCAGCTGCAAAACAAGGACGGCAACTTCCTGCAGCCTGACGACGAAAACTTCAAGGCAGCTGCTGCTTCGGCACCATGGACCCAGACACCAGGCTTCGGCGTGGTACTGACCGACCAGGCTGGCAAAAACAGCTGGCCAATCACCGGCGTGTCGTTCATCCTGATGCACAAAACCCAGGCTGATGCAGCCAAGGGCAAGGAAGTCCTGAAATTCTTCGACTGGGCCTACAAAAACGGTGGCGCCGCCGCCGTTGAACTGGACTACGTGCCAATGCCGGCATCGGTCGTGAAACTGGTGCAGGAATCGTGGAAAGCCAACCTGAAAGATGCATCGGGCAAGGCAATCTACTAA
- a CDS encoding response regulator, which translates to MASDKTTVLIVEDEPAIVELVTYSLRESGWNCCSVQNVADAWEFIQHRTPHLILLDWMLPDQTGLRLLSRIRADRNFAAIPVIMLTAKSMEEDKLAGLNSGADDYVTKPFSPRELLARAKALLRRKSPEHAQAPMRAGNVALDPVSCTVMMDEQKIDIGHAEYKLLKFLLAHPERVFSRSQLLDKVWGDHVVIEERTVDVHVLRLRKALKEAESLIKTVRSVGYMLSEK; encoded by the coding sequence ATGGCATCTGATAAAACCACGGTATTGATTGTAGAAGATGAGCCGGCCATCGTTGAACTGGTGACCTATTCGCTGCGCGAGTCCGGCTGGAATTGCTGTTCTGTACAAAATGTCGCCGATGCTTGGGAATTCATCCAGCACCGCACCCCGCACCTGATCCTGCTCGACTGGATGTTGCCGGACCAGACGGGGCTGCGTTTGCTGTCGCGCATCCGCGCCGACCGTAATTTCGCCGCCATTCCCGTCATCATGCTCACCGCCAAGAGCATGGAAGAAGACAAGCTGGCTGGCCTCAACAGCGGCGCCGACGATTACGTCACCAAGCCGTTTTCGCCGCGCGAGCTGCTGGCGCGCGCCAAGGCGCTGTTGCGCCGCAAGAGTCCGGAACACGCGCAGGCGCCTATGCGCGCCGGCAACGTGGCGCTCGACCCCGTCAGCTGCACCGTCATGATGGATGAACAGAAGATCGATATCGGCCATGCCGAATACAAGCTGCTGAAATTCCTGCTGGCCCACCCCGAGCGCGTGTTTTCGCGCAGCCAGCTGCTCGACAAGGTGTGGGGCGACCATGTGGTGATCGAGGAACGCACGGTCGATGTCCACGTATTGCGCTTGCGCAAAGCCTTGAAGGAGGCCGAAAGCCTGATCAAGACCGTGCGCAGCGTTGGCTACATGTTGTCTGAAAAATAA
- the phoR gene encoding phosphate regulon sensor histidine kinase PhoR produces MNPKLLFWVPAALRMALALVGVAVVWYLFGATYALGIAFVLMAMMVFVQLSYLFQLSNWLDNPESAKLPDGWGAWTSIFARLYRMRRDDEKNQTELTEWLARFRQAMHLLPDGVVIMDDVLFLEWCNPAAEKHLGLTHERDKGMRVTNLIRSPEFMDYIILGRYDQPLTITFRNRKLIVQIIPFENRRQILVTHDVTETERLERMRRDFIANASHELRTPLTVIVGFLEIATELDLDATTRAAHIKLMTEQGHRMQHLIEDMLTLSRLESVDYPLRPEPVDVKKLMQQVARDAKALSGGKHDIRLEYKGPDVLGSYDELYSAFGNLASNAVRYTPAGGTITLRWQDGPAGPQFIAQDTGIGISQEHISRLTERFYRVDKSRSRETQGTGLGLAIVKHVLLRHGSTLAIQSEADKGSSFIVSMPKSVVSPLQGELLVK; encoded by the coding sequence ATGAATCCGAAATTGCTGTTCTGGGTACCCGCCGCGCTGCGCATGGCGCTGGCGCTGGTGGGCGTGGCCGTGGTGTGGTATCTGTTCGGCGCCACTTACGCGCTGGGCATCGCCTTTGTGCTGATGGCGATGATGGTATTCGTACAGCTGTCGTATCTGTTCCAGCTCAGTAACTGGCTGGACAATCCGGAAAGCGCCAAGCTGCCCGACGGCTGGGGCGCCTGGACCAGCATTTTCGCGCGCCTGTACCGCATGCGCCGCGACGACGAGAAAAACCAGACCGAACTGACCGAATGGCTGGCGCGTTTCCGCCAGGCCATGCATCTGTTGCCCGATGGCGTGGTCATCATGGACGACGTGCTGTTCCTCGAATGGTGCAACCCGGCCGCCGAGAAACACCTGGGCCTGACGCATGAACGCGACAAGGGCATGCGCGTGACCAATCTGATCCGCAGCCCCGAGTTCATGGATTACATCATCCTGGGACGCTACGACCAGCCGCTGACGATCACCTTCCGCAACCGCAAGCTGATCGTGCAGATCATCCCGTTTGAAAACCGCCGCCAGATCCTCGTCACCCACGACGTGACGGAAACCGAACGCCTGGAACGCATGCGGCGCGACTTTATCGCCAACGCCTCGCACGAGCTGCGCACGCCGCTGACGGTGATCGTGGGCTTCCTGGAAATTGCCACCGAGCTCGACCTGGACGCCACCACGCGCGCGGCCCACATCAAGCTGATGACGGAGCAGGGCCACCGCATGCAGCATCTGATCGAGGACATGCTGACCCTGTCGCGCCTGGAATCGGTCGACTACCCGCTGCGGCCCGAACCGGTGGACGTCAAGAAACTGATGCAGCAGGTGGCGCGCGATGCGAAAGCTTTGTCGGGTGGCAAGCATGACATCAGGCTGGAATACAAGGGCCCGGACGTGCTCGGCAGTTACGACGAGCTGTACAGCGCCTTCGGCAACCTGGCCTCGAACGCCGTGCGCTACACGCCGGCCGGCGGCACCATCACCTTGCGCTGGCAGGACGGCCCGGCCGGTCCGCAGTTCATCGCGCAAGATACCGGCATCGGCATCAGCCAGGAGCATATTTCGCGCCTGACCGAGCGCTTCTACCGCGTCGACAAGAGTCGCTCGCGCGAAACCCAGGGCACGGGCCTGGGCCTGGCCATCGTCAAGCACGTGCTGCTGCGCCACGGCAGCACCCTGGCGATCCAGTCCGAAGCGGACAAGGGCAGCAGCTTTATCGTCAGCATGCCCAAGTCCGTCGTCAGTCCGCTGCAGGGGGAGTTGCTGGTCAAGTAG
- a CDS encoding polyamine ABC transporter substrate-binding protein — MSLAAAVLALPAHAQEEKVLNIYNWSDYIGDETIKNFEKETGIKVRYDVFDNNEILNAKLVAGKSGYDIVVPTAQWAKLQIDAGLLRKLDKSKLNNIGNLDASLQAKLAKIDPNNDYLVDWLWGYTTVGINVNKVKAALGTMPMPENAWDLIFDPKYVSKLKSCGVSFLDSPSEVLPAALQYLGKPAYSKTAADYQEAGKVLQAIRPYVTLFSSSGYINDMANGSVCVALGWSGDINIARQRALDAKNGNVIQVLVPKTAALMFDTMAIPADAPHPNNAHAFINYILRPQVHASLTNKVFYANPNTPSLKYVRKDIAENKAIFLPDADKQRMAAPEAITADIRRLMTRIYTKFKTGV, encoded by the coding sequence ATGAGTTTGGCGGCGGCCGTGCTGGCGCTGCCCGCGCATGCGCAGGAAGAAAAAGTCCTGAATATCTACAACTGGTCGGACTATATCGGCGACGAGACGATCAAGAATTTTGAGAAGGAAACCGGCATCAAGGTGCGCTACGACGTTTTCGACAATAACGAAATCCTCAATGCGAAACTGGTGGCGGGCAAGTCGGGCTATGACATCGTGGTGCCGACGGCGCAATGGGCGAAGCTGCAGATCGATGCGGGCCTGCTGCGCAAGCTCGACAAGAGCAAGCTGAACAACATCGGCAACCTGGACGCCAGCCTGCAGGCCAAGCTGGCCAAGATCGATCCGAACAATGACTACCTGGTGGACTGGCTGTGGGGCTATACCACGGTGGGCATCAACGTCAACAAGGTCAAGGCCGCGCTCGGCACCATGCCGATGCCGGAAAACGCCTGGGACCTGATCTTCGACCCCAAATATGTGTCGAAGCTGAAATCGTGCGGCGTCTCCTTCCTCGACTCGCCCTCCGAAGTGCTGCCGGCCGCGCTGCAATACCTGGGCAAGCCCGCGTATTCGAAAACGGCGGCCGACTACCAGGAAGCGGGCAAGGTGCTGCAGGCGATCCGTCCCTACGTGACTCTGTTCAGCTCGTCGGGCTATATCAATGACATGGCCAACGGTTCCGTCTGCGTGGCGCTGGGCTGGTCGGGCGACATCAATATCGCGCGCCAGCGTGCGCTCGACGCCAAGAACGGCAATGTGATCCAGGTGCTGGTGCCAAAAACGGCGGCGCTGATGTTCGACACGATGGCGATTCCCGCCGATGCGCCGCATCCGAACAATGCGCACGCCTTCATCAACTACATCCTGCGTCCGCAAGTGCATGCCAGCCTGACCAACAAGGTGTTCTACGCCAATCCGAATACGCCCAGCCTGAAATACGTGCGCAAGGATATCGCCGAGAACAAGGCCATCTTCCTGCCGGACGCCGACAAGCAGCGCATGGCCGCGCCGGAAGCGATCACGGCCGACATCCGCCGCCTGATGACGCGCATTTATACCAAGTTCAAAACGGGAGTCTGA
- the phoU gene encoding phosphate signaling complex protein PhoU, which translates to MLGEHSSKQYDNELEAIRSKVLLMGGIVETQFLDAMTCFRIGNPERADRVIREDDVVNQLEVSLDDACSHLIVRRQPTANDLRTIMATIKIITDLERVGDEATKIARVAKNLHKRGNAVVNHYEMVRGVANTATDMLHDALDAFARNDGQQALALIAQDAIIDHEFRSIMRNLITFMMEDPRTISAALDTLWVAKAIERIGDHAKNIAEYVIYVVDGKDIRHTKSAAPAISEELPE; encoded by the coding sequence ATGTTAGGCGAACACTCATCCAAGCAATACGACAACGAACTCGAAGCGATCCGCTCGAAAGTGCTCCTGATGGGCGGCATCGTTGAAACCCAGTTCCTCGATGCGATGACCTGCTTTCGCATCGGCAATCCGGAGCGCGCCGACCGCGTGATCCGCGAAGACGACGTCGTCAACCAGCTCGAAGTGTCGCTCGACGACGCTTGCAGCCACCTGATCGTGCGCCGTCAGCCGACCGCCAACGACCTGCGCACCATCATGGCCACCATCAAGATCATTACCGATCTCGAGCGCGTGGGCGATGAAGCGACCAAAATTGCCCGCGTGGCAAAAAATTTGCACAAGCGCGGCAACGCCGTCGTCAACCATTACGAGATGGTGCGCGGCGTCGCCAATACGGCCACCGACATGTTGCATGACGCGCTCGACGCGTTCGCGCGCAACGATGGCCAGCAGGCGCTGGCCCTGATTGCACAGGACGCCATCATCGATCATGAATTTCGCTCTATCATGCGCAACCTGATTACGTTTATGATGGAAGACCCGCGCACGATCTCGGCGGCGCTCGATACCCTGTGGGTGGCCAAGGCCATCGAACGGATCGGCGACCATGCGAAAAACATCGCCGAGTACGTGATTTACGTGGTGGACGGCAAGGACATCCGCCACACCAAATCGGCTGCCCCTGCCATTTCCGAGGAGCTCCCTGAGTAA
- the ppk1 gene encoding polyphosphate kinase 1, which produces MKPELHTEVTKSGILLDRELSQLTFNRRVMAQAEDPNIPLLERLRYLCIVSSNMDEFFEVRVASLLAAGSIGGTLAGHPALAANLQRIDKECHALVEQQYEILNNDVLPALRAAGVHLLRDHDRNEAQRAWVKDYFDREVRPLLTPIGLDPAHPFPQVINKSLNFIVSLSGKDAFGRGTAIAIVKAPRVLPRVIKLPDEISDGVSFCLLSSVIHAHISDLFAGREVIAYSQFRVTRDSDLWVDEDEVKNLRQALKGELVGRQFGTSVRLEVARNCPQELSQFLLDQFNLDQSRLYRVNGPVNLVRLSEMIDHVKQPALRFAPFIPGQAHKAIGNDLFATLAKHDILLHHPYQSFQTVIDFIRSAAYDPAVVAIKQTIYRTGMNSDLMESLITAAKLGKEVTVIVELMARFDEEANINWADKLEQAGAQVVYGVVGLKTHAKVALVIRREEGALRFYAHLGTGNYHPTTTKLYTDFGLLTAKQDLAVEVNEVFIHLTSLTKPHNLNHLWLAPFGLQSEIIKAIRNEAKIARSGRRGRIIVKINALVDESVIRALYAASTDGVKIDLIVRGACTLKPGVPGLSENIKVRSVIGRFLEHSRIYYFRNDLAHDVYLASADWMSRNLFRRVEVAFPILDRALKRRVIAEGLNPYLKDNTNAWELEPTGQYTRRKPRAKQTPFSAQQYLMHNLGTPAPDVGE; this is translated from the coding sequence ATGAAACCTGAACTGCACACGGAAGTGACCAAATCGGGCATCCTGCTTGACCGGGAATTGTCGCAACTGACCTTCAACCGGCGCGTGATGGCGCAGGCCGAAGATCCGAATATTCCCTTGCTCGAACGCCTGCGCTATCTGTGCATCGTCAGCAGTAACATGGATGAGTTCTTCGAAGTGCGCGTGGCCAGCCTGCTGGCGGCCGGCAGCATCGGCGGCACCCTGGCCGGCCACCCTGCCCTGGCCGCCAATCTGCAGCGCATCGACAAGGAGTGCCATGCGCTGGTGGAACAGCAATACGAAATCCTCAATAACGACGTGCTGCCGGCCCTGCGCGCGGCGGGCGTGCATTTGCTGCGCGACCACGACCGCAACGAGGCGCAGCGCGCCTGGGTCAAGGATTATTTCGACCGCGAAGTGCGCCCGCTCCTGACGCCGATCGGCCTGGACCCGGCGCATCCGTTTCCACAAGTAATTAACAAGAGCCTCAATTTCATCGTCTCGCTGAGCGGAAAAGATGCATTTGGCCGCGGCACGGCGATCGCCATCGTCAAGGCGCCGCGGGTGTTGCCGCGCGTGATCAAGCTGCCGGACGAGATTTCCGACGGCGTTTCCTTCTGCTTGCTGTCTTCCGTGATCCACGCGCATATCTCGGATCTGTTCGCCGGCCGCGAAGTGATCGCCTATTCGCAGTTCCGCGTCACGCGCGACAGCGACTTGTGGGTCGACGAGGACGAAGTCAAGAACCTGCGCCAGGCCCTGAAGGGCGAACTGGTGGGCCGCCAGTTCGGCACCTCGGTACGCCTGGAAGTGGCGCGCAACTGCCCGCAGGAATTGTCGCAATTCCTGCTCGACCAGTTCAACCTCGACCAGAGCCGCCTGTACCGGGTCAACGGTCCCGTCAACCTGGTGCGTTTGTCGGAAATGATCGACCACGTCAAGCAGCCGGCCCTGCGCTTCGCGCCGTTCATCCCGGGCCAGGCGCACAAAGCCATCGGCAACGACCTGTTCGCCACCCTGGCCAAGCACGACATCCTGCTGCACCACCCGTACCAGTCGTTCCAGACCGTGATCGACTTTATCCGCAGCGCCGCCTACGACCCGGCGGTGGTGGCCATCAAGCAGACGATTTACCGCACCGGCATGAATTCGGACCTGATGGAGTCGCTGATCACGGCCGCCAAGCTGGGCAAGGAAGTGACCGTCATCGTCGAACTGATGGCGCGTTTCGACGAAGAAGCCAATATCAACTGGGCCGACAAGCTGGAACAGGCCGGCGCGCAAGTCGTCTACGGCGTGGTCGGCTTGAAAACCCATGCCAAGGTGGCCCTGGTCATCCGCCGCGAAGAAGGCGCGCTGCGCTTCTACGCCCACCTGGGCACCGGCAACTACCACCCGACCACCACCAAGCTGTACACGGACTTCGGCTTGCTGACGGCCAAGCAGGACCTGGCGGTGGAAGTCAATGAGGTCTTCATTCACCTCACCAGCCTGACCAAGCCGCACAACCTGAACCACCTGTGGCTGGCGCCGTTCGGCCTGCAAAGCGAGATCATCAAGGCCATCCGCAACGAGGCCAAGATCGCCCGATCGGGCCGCCGTGGCCGCATCATCGTCAAGATCAATGCGCTGGTCGATGAATCGGTGATCCGCGCCCTGTATGCGGCCTCGACCGACGGCGTGAAGATCGACCTGATCGTGCGCGGCGCCTGCACCCTGAAGCCTGGCGTGCCTGGCCTGTCGGAAAACATCAAGGTGCGTTCGGTGATCGGCCGCTTCCTGGAACACAGCCGCATCTATTATTTCAGGAATGATCTGGCGCACGATGTCTACCTGGCCAGCGCCGACTGGATGAGCCGCAACCTGTTCCGCCGCGTGGAAGTGGCGTTCCCGATCCTGGACCGTGCCCTGAAACGCCGCGTGATTGCCGAAGGCCTGAACCCGTATTTGAAGGATAATACGAATGCCTGGGAACTGGAACCGACCGGCCAGTACACGCGCCGCAAACCGCGTGCCAAGCAGACGCCGTTCAGCGCCCAGCAATACCTGATGCACAACCTGGGCACGCCCGCCCCGGACGTGGGCGAGTAA